The Gloeobacter morelensis MG652769 genome contains the following window.
TTCGATTGAGCGGTGGACAGACGGTGATGGTGCCCTTTGTCCATGCCCTGGTGCCGGTGGTCGATCTAGAAGCGGGGCGCATCGAGGTGGCTCCGATACCGGGTCTACTCGATCTGGCGGAGGCCGACCAGGCATAAAATTGCCGCCGGCAGGTAAACGAATACCAAAATTTTGTATCGAATCGGACATTTATTGATGCCGGGAAGACAGCCCCGGAGCCATCCTGGTTGGGTTAGCCGAGCAATGTGGAGGTAAGGCCCATGGTAGTTGCAGCTCCGGCGGCGTCCGCAAGCGAATCAATTTTCAAACCCCGTTACGACAATTTCATCGGCGGTCAGTGGCGAGCACCCCTCAAAGGGCAGTACACCGACAACATCACACCCATCAACGGCCGGGTACTCTGCCAGGTGCCCCGCTCGACGGTCGAAGACATCGAACTGGCCCTCGACGCCGCCCACGCGGCGCGCGAAAGCTGGGGGGCGCTTGCGGCGGCCGAGCGCTCGAACATGCTGCTCAAGATTGCCGATCGCATGGAAGCGAATCTGCACAAGCTGGCGGTGGCTGAGACCTGGGACAACGGCAAACCGATCCGCGAGACCACCGGCGCCGATGTGCCGCTCGCCGTCGACCACTTCCGCTACTTCGCCGGTTGCATTCGAGCGCAGGAAGGATCCATTAGCGAAATCGACGGCAACACGATCGCCTACCACTTCCCGGAGCCGCTGGGGGTGGTGGGGCAGATTATTCCGTGGAACTTTCCGATTTTGATGGCGGCCTGGAAACTGGCCCCGGCCCTGGCGGCGGGCAACTGCGTGGTGCTCAAACCCGCCGGTCCTACCCCCGCCTCGATTCTGGTCTGGCTGGAGGTGGTGGGCGATTTGTTGCCCCCTGGGGTGCTCAACGTCGTTATCGGCCCCGGTCCCGAGGTGGGCAAGGCCCTGGCCACCAGCAAGCGCGTCGCCAAGGTGGCCTTCACCGGCGAGACGGAGACCGGCCGCCAAATTATGCAGTACGCAGCCCAAAACATCGTGCCGGTGACCCTCGAACTGGGCGGCAAATCGCCGAATCTGTTTTTTGCCGATGTGATGAACGCCGACGACGACTTTCTCGACAAGGCCGTCGAGGGTTTTGTGATGTTTGCCTTCAACCAGGGCGAGGTGTGCACCTGCCCGTCGCGCGCCCTGGTGCAGGAGTCGATTTACGAGAAATTCATCGACCGGGCCATTCGCCGGGTGGCAAGCATCAAGCAGGGCAATCCCCTCGACCCCAAGACGATGCTGGGTGCCCAGGTCTCCCAGGCCCAAATGGACAAAATCGGCCGCTACGTCGAACTGGGCATTCAGGAAGGGGCCGAGGTGCTCATCGGCGGCGAGCGCAACAGTGAACCGGGCGAAGGGCTCGCCGGGGGCTACTACTACAAGCCGACGGTGATGAAGGGCCACAACCAGATGCGCATCTTCCAGGAGGAAATTTTCGGACCGGTGCTCGCGGTGACGACGTTTAAAGATGTCGAGGAGGCGGTGTGCATCGCCAACGACACGCCCTACGGTCTGGGTGCAGGTGTCTGGTCGCGCGACATCAACACCGCCTACCGGGTGGGGCGCGGCATCCAGGCCGGTCGCGTCTGGGTGAACTGCTACCACGTCTACCCGGCCCACGCCGCCTTTGGCGGCTACAAAGCGAGCGGCGTCGGCCGCGAGACCCACAAGATGATGCTGAGCCACTACCAGCAGACCAAGAACCTGCTGGTAAGCTACGACACCAAGCCCCAGGGCTTCTTCTAACCGGGCGTCGAGATCCGACACCACCTTCGGCGCCGTATTGGCTATACCTCGTCTTGCATCCACCCGCCCTTTCGGGGGTGGGTGTTTTTTTATCGAAGTGCCGCATATCCGGCATTTGACGAGGCTTGCCTTCGGCGGGACAGGATAATGGACGCCGCTAAGATAGAGCCATAGAAATTGAGAACAAGCGATGATCTCCTCCGAAGAGATGCCGTTCTGGCCGATGGCGCAGAGGCTTCCCGACTCGGACGAACTGCCGGTGGATAACGAGTTGCAGGAGCAGGTGGCCGCTTTTTTGCGCCGTGTGCTTTGTGCTGTGTGGAGTGAGCGTCAGGACTGGTTTTTTGGTGTCGATATGGGTATCTATTTTGCCCCCGATGCGCCGCCTATTATGCCGGACGGTTTCTTGAGTCTTGGGGTCGAACGGTTTCGCGAGGAAGACGGCCGCATCAGTTATGTGCTGTGGCAGGAGCACTGGGTTGTACCGGTCTTGGCCCTGGAAGTGGTCTCCCAGACTTACCGGGGCGAGTACGAAAGTAAGTTGCAAGATTACGCGCGGTTGGGTCTGCTTTACTACGTGGTCTACAACCCTCGGCGCAAACGGCGGCGTGCTCCGCTCGAAGTCTACAAGCTGATCGCAGGGAACTACGTTCTGCAGACCGGTGAGCCGGTGTGGATGCCCGAAATTGGCCTCGGTATCGGCCGCGCTCGCGGCACCTGCGACGGCTGGCAGCGCGAGTGGCTCTACTGGTTCGATGCCCAGAACAACTGCCTGATGGGAAGCGATGAGCAGCTTGAACGCCTGCGCGCTTTCTTGCTTTCCCAAGGCTTTGACCCAGACAGCCTGCCAAGTTAGCGGGGTGATAGGCAGTTTTTCTCGTTTTTTTGTTGGCTTCCCCTTGCGCGCACGGTAGCTCGGAGTACTCTCAGTGAAGGCTGCAT
Protein-coding sequences here:
- a CDS encoding aldehyde dehydrogenase family protein: MVVAAPAASASESIFKPRYDNFIGGQWRAPLKGQYTDNITPINGRVLCQVPRSTVEDIELALDAAHAARESWGALAAAERSNMLLKIADRMEANLHKLAVAETWDNGKPIRETTGADVPLAVDHFRYFAGCIRAQEGSISEIDGNTIAYHFPEPLGVVGQIIPWNFPILMAAWKLAPALAAGNCVVLKPAGPTPASILVWLEVVGDLLPPGVLNVVIGPGPEVGKALATSKRVAKVAFTGETETGRQIMQYAAQNIVPVTLELGGKSPNLFFADVMNADDDFLDKAVEGFVMFAFNQGEVCTCPSRALVQESIYEKFIDRAIRRVASIKQGNPLDPKTMLGAQVSQAQMDKIGRYVELGIQEGAEVLIGGERNSEPGEGLAGGYYYKPTVMKGHNQMRIFQEEIFGPVLAVTTFKDVEEAVCIANDTPYGLGAGVWSRDINTAYRVGRGIQAGRVWVNCYHVYPAHAAFGGYKASGVGRETHKMMLSHYQQTKNLLVSYDTKPQGFF
- a CDS encoding Uma2 family endonuclease → MISSEEMPFWPMAQRLPDSDELPVDNELQEQVAAFLRRVLCAVWSERQDWFFGVDMGIYFAPDAPPIMPDGFLSLGVERFREEDGRISYVLWQEHWVVPVLALEVVSQTYRGEYESKLQDYARLGLLYYVVYNPRRKRRRAPLEVYKLIAGNYVLQTGEPVWMPEIGLGIGRARGTCDGWQREWLYWFDAQNNCLMGSDEQLERLRAFLLSQGFDPDSLPS